A part of Clarias gariepinus isolate MV-2021 ecotype Netherlands chromosome 14, CGAR_prim_01v2, whole genome shotgun sequence genomic DNA contains:
- the fam53b gene encoding protein FAM53B has translation MCVAMVIIQTKTLEKKVVDDVTSKDSSLDLREPSTMSQGTALFSCGIMDFVSVAQRPVGSSLESLWDSGASSASSISGLLRDLSLSEAPSPSKRQCRSRSCSDELNWRSPWRPQASRLWTAVEKRRCHSGGAILPSSSSSSSSIFSSMQRSSSFSFPTRSNLPESAFPRSFTAVTFDPSRSFCYSHERICLAEIDAAAPEAGSPDSASEAGGLARSQSQPCVLNDQKIGMKRRRPDEPHKQRPSLDLVKMTQKQNFQSLSCNHFNSDDGCQLCQTPSSFNSPVHQSRKACPLSPKEDDSSVIDESDADWTNGKDQEPPWAGLCGLKRDILGGELDIEQIERN, from the exons ATGTGCGTGGCCATGGTGATCATTCAGACTAAAACACTGGAAAAGAAGGTTGTCGATGATGTAACCTCCAAAGACTCGAGCTTGGACTTG cgCGAGCCATCGACCATGAGccagggaacggccctcttctCCTGTGGAATCATGG acTTTGTTAGTGTTGCCCAGCGTCCTGTGGGTTCAAGTCTGGAGAGCCTGTGGGACTCGGGTGCGAGCAGCGCCAGCTCCATCAGTGGCCTTCTCCGGGACCTGAGCTTGAGCGAAGCACCGTCACCCAGCAAGCGGCAGTGCCGGTCTCGGTCCTGCTCCGACGAGCTGAACTGGCGGTCCCCGTGGCGCCCGCAGGCCTCGCGGCTTTGGACGGCCGTGGAGAAGCGGCGCTGTCACAGCGGGGGGGCCATTTTGCCCTCGTCTTCATCGTCGTCCTCGTCCATCTTCTCCAGCATGCAGCGGAGCTCCAGTTTCAGCTTTCCCACCCGCTCGAACCTTCCGGAGTCGGCATTCCCTCGGTCGTTCACAGCAGTGACTTTTGACCCGTCTCGCTCGTTTTGCTATTCCCATGAGAGGATTTGCCTGGCTGAGATCGACGCCGCCGCCCCGGAGGCCGGTTCTCCAGACTCCGCCTCCGAGGCGGGAGGACTCGCACGGAGCCAGTCGCAGCCTTGCGTACTGAACGACCAGAAAATTGGGATGAAGCGCCGTCGACCGGACGAACCCCACAAACAGAGGCCGTCGCTCGATTTGGTTAAGATGACCCAG AAACAGAATTTCCAGAGCCTTAGTTGTAATCACTTTAACAGCGACGACGGCTGTCAATTATGCCAGACCCCGTCCTCTTTCAACAGTCCCGTCCACCAGAGCAGGAAGGCGTGTCCCCTCAGCCCCAAAGAAGACGACTCATCCGTTATCGACGAATCAGACGCCGACTGGACCAACGGGAAGGATCAGGAGCCTCCGTGGGCGGGGCTGTGCGGGTTGAAGAGGGACATTTTGGGTGGAGAACTCGATATCGAGCAGATCGAGAGAAattga